The Mesomycoplasma flocculare ATCC 27399 genome includes a window with the following:
- a CDS encoding 5'-nucleotidase C-terminal domain-containing protein → MKKNFLLTFSTFTTFAITIPLIVSCKNEIIITSETSSQIRDEYFNTVKLYSDNLKEFQEKIKTIRKTKPNSDTDEIVGIINKAQAKIDPLINKANFLFTKLHELEKKENSRFKTVKIFHTNDEHGRLEFDDGKYNNYSGMDKTGQYLKRFNKDLLLSAGDLIQGLPLSDTDKGKTISKIAKYSGYDSVAIGNHEFDYGIRHILDLDKEAAKEEFTRSMPFISANIYWREPQEAELKKVAENVKNNRPSQFKKGQRVFQPYKIKELSNGLKVAIIGLTTPDTKITSHPKNSFWVEFKDPVSETRKAINEIKEKDPSISFIIATTHLGTGRTKQEWTSDWLAKDTGQGLDLIIDGHSHTYIEIHKPNKDKNVWVTQTEAYAKWLGDIDLVFDTKTGQIIKIVQSLRDINQINIVTKDLASYWISELKKIYGKENEVKVFDSPGVFEHIQTIDIEKTPYWIGRLKPTSLGMMTADAIAWDFAKVAKEQVLDVQKDKEIITLDNSLGLVNGGGLRTDLNKGPITKGDILGLSPFGNRIVTIKLKGEILKKALEYGLSKGRSGAFAQLSSNIEYNIKVEKGLDSKTKTQTWLWKPDINSFKINKKPIDDDKFYYLSTNDFISVGGDGYSMLNLEENDKIERAYEGGKYIDSLIKYCQYVQNLDDKSTENRDLFAHKLEEYLNKDFLANQKVEIPQAALVKRNPVV, encoded by the coding sequence TTGAAGAAAAATTTTTTATTAACTTTTTCTACTTTTACAACTTTTGCTATAACAATTCCTTTAATTGTTAGTTGCAAAAATGAAATTATTATAACTTCAGAAACTTCGAGTCAAATTAGAGATGAATATTTTAATACGGTAAAATTGTATTCAGATAATTTGAAAGAATTTCAAGAAAAAATAAAAACTATTCGGAAAACTAAACCAAATAGTGACACAGATGAAATTGTTGGCATTATAAACAAAGCACAAGCAAAAATTGATCCTTTAATTAACAAAGCCAACTTTCTTTTTACTAAATTACACGAACTAGAAAAAAAAGAAAATTCACGTTTTAAAACAGTAAAAATTTTCCACACAAATGATGAGCACGGCAGGCTAGAATTTGATGATGGTAAATACAATAATTATTCGGGAATGGATAAAACCGGGCAATATCTAAAAAGGTTTAACAAGGATTTACTCTTGTCAGCAGGAGATTTAATTCAAGGTTTACCGCTCTCTGATACTGATAAAGGGAAAACGATTTCAAAAATCGCAAAATATTCTGGTTATGATTCAGTTGCAATCGGAAATCACGAATTTGACTATGGAATCAGGCACATTCTTGATCTTGACAAAGAAGCAGCTAAAGAAGAATTTACAAGATCAATGCCTTTTATTTCGGCTAATATTTATTGAAGGGAACCACAAGAAGCGGAATTAAAAAAAGTAGCAGAAAATGTTAAAAACAATAGACCTAGCCAATTTAAAAAAGGCCAAAGAGTTTTTCAGCCTTATAAAATAAAAGAATTATCTAATGGTTTAAAAGTTGCAATTATTGGTCTGACAACTCCAGATACAAAAATTACTTCTCATCCAAAGAATTCATTCTGAGTTGAATTTAAAGATCCAGTATCTGAAACTAGAAAAGCAATTAACGAAATTAAAGAAAAAGATCCTTCAATTTCTTTTATAATTGCAACAACTCATCTTGGAACCGGAAGAACTAAACAAGAATGAACTTCGGACTGACTTGCCAAAGATACAGGACAAGGACTTGATTTAATTATCGACGGTCATTCGCATACTTACATAGAAATTCATAAGCCAAATAAGGATAAAAATGTTTGAGTTACTCAAACTGAAGCTTATGCAAAATGACTAGGAGATATCGATTTAGTATTTGATACTAAAACAGGACAGATTATAAAAATTGTCCAATCTTTAAGGGATATTAACCAAATTAACATCGTAACTAAAGATTTGGCTAGCTATTGAATTTCAGAACTAAAAAAAATTTATGGCAAAGAAAATGAAGTGAAAGTTTTTGACTCACCAGGTGTTTTTGAGCATATACAAACAATCGATATTGAAAAAACCCCATACTGAATTGGTAGATTAAAGCCAACATCGCTAGGAATGATGACAGCTGATGCGATTGCCTGAGACTTTGCTAAGGTAGCAAAAGAACAAGTTCTAGATGTGCAAAAAGACAAGGAAATAATAACACTTGATAATTCTTTAGGGCTTGTTAATGGCGGTGGGCTAAGAACCGATTTAAATAAAGGGCCAATTACAAAAGGAGATATTCTCGGACTTAGTCCTTTTGGAAACAGAATTGTAACTATCAAATTAAAAGGCGAAATCCTAAAAAAAGCGCTAGAATATGGGCTATCAAAAGGTCGAAGTGGGGCTTTTGCCCAACTTTCTTCAAATATTGAATACAATATTAAGGTTGAAAAAGGTTTAGATTCCAAAACAAAAACGCAAACTTGGCTATGAAAGCCAGATATAAATTCTTTTAAAATCAATAAAAAACCAATAGACGATGACAAATTTTATTATTTAAGTACAAACGATTTTATTTCAGTTGGCGGTGATGGTTATTCAATGTTAAATCTTGAAGAAAATGATAAAATTGAAAGGGCATATGAAGGCGGAAAATATATCGATTCTTTAATCAAGTATTGTCAATATGTCCAAAATTTAGATGATAAATCAACAGAGAACAGAGATTTATTTGCCCATAAATTAGAAGAATATTTAAACAAAGATTTTTTAGCAAACCAAAAAGTTGAGATCCCTCAAGCAGCGCTTGTTAAAAGAAATCCGGTAGTTTAA
- a CDS encoding lysophospholipid acyltransferase family protein has protein sequence MKIKFRIVIFSLLWLLKLRKIRSVWKKYTKNKVELSPEFRSDLILKYSKFILKLFQVKIKVFGYENLPKNAAIIVANHNSFADYFILFAALENHEKGEGEINPILSFVLEKKWYNHKNKWIFYSLDSIFLGDNQKNNSLELNKFLKSVREKRAFGIVFSKEADKNQVFEFPIDIFSAAKKVGLSFIPVTINFSDKDSYKSIRKKTQNVEIFIHKPIKTAAVFSQSSKSLFLAAKKAIFESYSGEK, from the coding sequence ATGAAAATAAAATTCCGAATAGTTATTTTTTCACTACTTTGGTTGTTAAAGCTACGTAAAATACGATCTGTTTGAAAAAAATATACTAAAAATAAAGTTGAATTAAGCCCTGAATTTCGAAGTGATTTAATTTTGAAATACTCAAAATTTATTTTAAAACTTTTTCAGGTTAAAATAAAAGTTTTTGGTTATGAAAACTTACCAAAAAATGCCGCAATTATCGTTGCAAACCATAATTCTTTCGCTGATTATTTTATTTTATTTGCAGCGCTTGAAAATCACGAAAAAGGCGAAGGCGAAATTAATCCAATTTTATCTTTTGTACTTGAAAAAAAATGGTACAATCATAAAAACAAATGAATTTTTTATTCACTTGATTCGATTTTTTTAGGTGATAACCAGAAAAACAACAGTTTAGAATTGAATAAATTTCTCAAATCTGTCCGTGAGAAACGTGCTTTTGGTATCGTTTTTTCTAAAGAGGCAGATAAAAACCAAGTATTTGAATTCCCAATTGATATTTTTAGTGCTGCAAAAAAAGTTGGCTTATCGTTTATACCTGTTACAATTAACTTTTCTGATAAAGATTCTTATAAATCAATTCGAAAAAAAACGCAAAATGTAGAAATTTTTATCCACAAACCGATTAAAACTGCCGCAGTTTTCTCACAAAGCAGTAAATCTTTGTTTTTAGCAGCAAAAAAAGCGATTTTTGAATCTTATAGTGGTGAAAAATAA
- a CDS encoding segregation/condensation protein A, with protein MKFDNSFDIRLGNFSGPLELLLDLVKSKNIDILDINLVELASQYVNIIDNLKKKNIQIASEYLVIAATLVHLKSKILLLTDKKEELDPEIEQDKLEFLALLSDYQQIKNIANMLKEQQEHRNDYFEKNTSNYSDFRRTSNPSQLDGHSSQPILVKILKLMFDRTRAKNRIKINTKQVQVTADQQTLWIKNILNQKENFSFSELFSLPSMKHFVITMISMLEMAKKQDLHLKQQGQFSEISIYRGGFDEN; from the coding sequence ATGAAATTTGATAATAGTTTTGATATTAGATTAGGAAATTTCTCAGGGCCACTAGAATTACTTCTTGACCTTGTGAAATCAAAAAACATCGATATTCTTGATATTAACCTTGTTGAGCTGGCCAGTCAATATGTTAATATAATTGACAATTTAAAGAAAAAAAATATTCAAATTGCTAGCGAGTATTTGGTAATTGCGGCGACTTTAGTTCATTTAAAATCAAAAATTCTTCTTTTAACTGACAAAAAAGAAGAATTAGACCCTGAAATTGAGCAGGATAAACTTGAATTTTTAGCGCTTCTTTCTGATTACCAACAAATTAAAAATATCGCTAACATGTTAAAAGAACAACAAGAACATCGAAACGATTATTTTGAAAAAAACACATCAAATTACAGCGATTTTCGGCGAACTAGTAATCCAAGCCAACTTGATGGACACTCATCCCAGCCAATTTTAGTTAAAATTTTAAAATTAATGTTTGATCGAACAAGAGCAAAAAATCGAATTAAAATTAACACAAAACAAGTGCAAGTGACAGCTGATCAACAAACTTTGTGAATTAAAAATATTTTAAATCAAAAAGAAAACTTTTCTTTTTCCGAACTTTTTTCGCTTCCAAGTATGAAACATTTTGTCATCACAATGATTTCGATGCTCGAAATGGCAAAAAAACAAGATTTACACTTAAAACAACAAGGGCAATTTTCTGAAATTTCAATTTACCGTGGAGGTTTTGATGAAAACTAG
- the scpB gene encoding SMC-Scp complex subunit ScpB, with the protein MKTRIIEAILYLQGEKGLSSQQLQNCLKMTRINEARKLLKDFAIEFNRQKRGILVVEFDDIFKFVTAKDLKPFIINFVSNERKYRLSNSAIEVAAIIAYKQPVTRSTIAQIRGGINSDYIVGSLLAKGIIEELGTASTPGNPTLYGVTSRFFDYFKLRSAKDLPKFKEFDLFNNNTENSQVESFDLFSSQRETDE; encoded by the coding sequence ATGAAAACTAGAATTATCGAAGCAATTTTATACCTACAAGGCGAAAAAGGGCTCTCATCCCAACAGCTTCAAAATTGCCTAAAAATGACAAGAATCAATGAAGCACGTAAACTTTTAAAGGATTTTGCCATTGAATTCAACCGTCAAAAACGTGGAATTTTAGTCGTTGAATTTGATGATATTTTCAAATTTGTTACCGCAAAAGATTTAAAACCTTTCATAATCAATTTTGTCAGCAACGAAAGAAAATACCGCCTAAGTAATTCCGCAATCGAAGTTGCCGCAATAATTGCTTATAAACAACCCGTCACTCGAAGCACCATTGCCCAAATTCGCGGCGGTATTAACTCTGACTATATCGTTGGCTCTTTATTAGCAAAAGGAATTATTGAGGAATTAGGAACTGCATCCACACCAGGAAATCCAACACTTTATGGGGTAACGTCGCGATTTTTTGATTATTTTAAACTAAGGTCAGCTAAAGATTTACCAAAATTTAAGGAATTTGATCTTTTTAATAATAACACAGAAAATTCTCAAGTTGAAAGTTTCGACCTTTTTTCTTCTCAACGCGAAACTGATGAATAA
- a CDS encoding lysylphosphatidylglycerol synthase transmembrane domain-containing protein, with amino-acid sequence MKSALEISSEPILQSQNLISFNYESPLEVSNSKIIGFISNKPNSINENYIYSLATIISAFLREKGFNKILINNSVNNFGIAFASIFYSIIAEDPTRKVLVFNENFGYSQKLARHYFINSNFDFLIDIEINWTSKNSNPGIITFFKKKLTFLTLEEEKFINSAEKTPFFFKNDQIVKPEKFPISYENIFKLQTYLNLNLENLQKLYQFYDPDSNFLANFLKSNFNLKTIKFLPIKKIFTIENIMKHVSDSSIIWKKITTSAKFGTNIIFWLRKNKIVAAYRKNFNFNIIKEKDLQLLFLNYLRQNWQNGKYFLVSQQSDDYIIDYVQKNFNAKIWRYCEYRENPETAILKIQSQNQEEIVLITAESIHFIPKNTKKDTCFGISSHFSALWYIKVFEFFAKNNQNILDIIKVMKNEVNMVFHRKISLEIPPSNFDKIVNLLINEKSSELKPQGFHITNSSLDKRSINLKVNLKKNDFYTLNYFKPKQKLTLSTHFLAKNHTEKQAVFLENALIDRLKLVNKDAILTKSNKKKNIIKFSIFISIIILILIILFYNFYNLSFVDGSPTKIFVKFYDFFFFPRLNRLIFVGAIIYMLFWNISTAFQLRQVFKNQGIKTRFKHLFVGAFIATFMQFSTPFSFGGEISYYWYLQRKQYPLKNISATLTYNAFVHQVFNLLIGLVLIPIGFVFYQELFNLDSWEKVIFFIWLIVNIFLNALVLLIIAIISLWKKLQYSLIKIFVWFLNLNFFKKIEDRQRLEFRFQFLMDNFKKHFSEVLSNKMLLTKILFIYKLPVFFINFSFAILVLAMEKGGFNLKNINFMHYLKFLSGFTILQISNNLSPSPGGVGTADVITKLIFHSFFSEKTAVNLDIFNFANRIFTWFLPYLISGIGIFTVWIGEKRIDRYKEIRKTMKNNLTLNYELKKHDTNFFRYVLIFWGIITISLFILIFVH; translated from the coding sequence ATGAAATCCGCATTAGAAATTAGTTCAGAACCAATTTTGCAGAGCCAAAATTTAATTTCCTTTAATTATGAATCGCCTCTTGAAGTTAGTAATTCAAAAATTATTGGCTTTATTTCAAACAAACCCAATTCAATTAACGAAAATTACATATATAGTTTAGCAACAATAATTTCTGCTTTTTTAAGAGAAAAGGGATTTAATAAAATTTTGATAAATAATAGTGTCAATAATTTTGGAATCGCTTTTGCTTCAATTTTTTATAGTATTATCGCTGAAGATCCAACAAGAAAAGTTTTAGTTTTTAATGAAAATTTTGGTTATTCACAAAAATTAGCGCGTCATTATTTTATAAACAGTAATTTTGATTTTTTAATTGATATCGAAATAAATTGAACTAGTAAAAATTCTAACCCTGGAATTATAACATTTTTTAAAAAAAAATTAACTTTTTTGACATTGGAAGAAGAAAAATTCATTAATTCGGCTGAAAAAACCCCTTTTTTCTTCAAAAATGATCAAATCGTAAAGCCCGAAAAATTCCCGATTAGTTATGAAAATATTTTTAAACTTCAAACATATTTAAATTTAAATTTGGAAAATCTACAAAAATTATACCAGTTTTATGATCCTGATTCTAATTTTTTAGCAAATTTTTTAAAAAGTAATTTTAACCTTAAAACAATTAAATTTTTGCCAATTAAAAAAATTTTTACAATCGAAAACATAATGAAACATGTTAGTGATAGTTCAATAATTTGAAAAAAAATCACGACTAGCGCAAAATTTGGTACCAACATAATTTTCTGACTAAGAAAAAACAAAATTGTTGCCGCCTATCGTAAAAATTTTAATTTTAATATTATCAAAGAAAAGGATTTACAACTATTATTTCTTAACTACCTTCGCCAAAATTGACAAAACGGAAAATATTTTTTGGTAAGCCAACAAAGCGATGATTACATTATCGATTATGTTCAGAAAAATTTTAATGCAAAAATTTGAAGATACTGTGAATATCGTGAAAATCCTGAAACAGCAATTCTCAAAATTCAATCCCAAAATCAAGAAGAAATTGTACTTATAACTGCAGAAAGCATACACTTTATACCCAAAAACACAAAAAAAGATACTTGCTTTGGGATAAGCTCCCATTTTTCAGCGCTTTGATACATAAAAGTTTTCGAATTTTTCGCTAAAAATAATCAAAACATCCTTGATATTATTAAGGTAATGAAAAACGAAGTTAACATGGTTTTTCATCGCAAAATTAGCCTAGAAATTCCACCTTCTAATTTTGACAAAATTGTAAATTTACTTATTAATGAAAAAAGTAGCGAACTTAAACCCCAAGGTTTTCACATTACAAATTCTAGCCTTGATAAAAGATCAATAAATCTGAAAGTTAATTTAAAAAAAAATGATTTTTATACTCTAAATTATTTTAAACCAAAACAAAAATTAACACTTTCAACGCACTTTTTAGCTAAAAATCACACTGAAAAACAGGCGGTTTTTCTTGAAAATGCCTTAATTGATAGATTAAAACTTGTTAATAAAGACGCAATTTTAACAAAATCTAATAAAAAAAAGAACATAATCAAATTTTCAATTTTTATTAGTATAATCATTCTGATCTTAATAATTTTATTTTATAATTTTTATAATTTAAGCTTTGTTGATGGTTCGCCGACAAAAATTTTTGTGAAATTTTATGATTTTTTCTTTTTTCCTCGCTTAAATCGACTAATTTTTGTCGGCGCTATTATTTATATGCTTTTTTGGAATATTAGCACGGCCTTTCAATTACGTCAAGTTTTTAAAAATCAAGGAATAAAAACAAGATTTAAACATCTGTTTGTGGGGGCTTTTATCGCAACATTTATGCAATTTTCCACTCCTTTTTCCTTTGGAGGCGAGATAAGTTATTACTGATACTTGCAACGAAAACAATATCCACTAAAAAATATTAGCGCAACTTTAACTTACAATGCTTTTGTCCATCAAGTTTTTAATTTATTGATTGGTTTGGTTCTAATTCCTATCGGTTTTGTATTTTATCAAGAACTTTTTAACCTTGATTCATGAGAAAAAGTTATCTTTTTTATTTGACTGATTGTAAATATTTTTCTTAACGCGCTTGTTTTATTAATAATTGCTATTATTTCGCTTTGGAAAAAATTGCAATATTCTCTAATTAAAATTTTTGTTTGATTTTTGAATCTCAATTTTTTCAAAAAAATTGAAGATAGACAACGGTTAGAATTTCGGTTTCAATTTTTAATGGACAATTTCAAAAAACATTTTAGCGAAGTACTTTCGAATAAAATGCTACTGACTAAAATACTGTTTATTTATAAATTACCAGTCTTTTTCATTAATTTTTCATTTGCTATTTTGGTTTTAGCAATGGAAAAAGGTGGCTTCAACTTAAAAAACATTAATTTTATGCATTATTTGAAATTTTTATCAGGATTTACAATCCTACAAATTTCGAATAATTTATCTCCTTCACCTGGTGGAGTTGGCACAGCCGATGTAATTACTAAATTAATTTTTCATAGCTTTTTTAGTGAAAAAACGGCTGTTAATTTAGATATTTTCAACTTTGCAAACAGAATTTTTACCTGATTTTTGCCTTATTTAATTTCCGGAATTGGAATTTTTACTGTGTGAATAGGCGAAAAAAGAATTGACCGTTATAAAGAAATTCGGAAAACTATGAAAAATAATTTAACTCTTAATTACGAACTAAAAAAACATGATACTAATTTTTTCCGCTACGTCTTAATTTTTTGAGGAATAATTACAATTTCATTATTTATTTTAATTTTTGTCCATTAA
- the tsaD gene encoding tRNA (adenosine(37)-N6)-threonylcarbamoyltransferase complex transferase subunit TsaD — protein MKILGIETSHDDASIALLNENKVEILLTISQIDLQQKFGGTIPELASREHTRNLAIILEKLLEKKVDFSAIDAIAYTKNPGLIGSLKIGFLFASALSLYFEKPLVPINHLLGHFWSANLESELEFPVLSLLISGGHSQLIWASSEENLEIIGSTIDDALGEIYDKIGRNLGLAFPGGPKIDLISQENTIKNEELIDFSLPKILKNTLDFSFSGLKTQVVNYINNLKKKNELSEKQTVNIAISFQKTVIKYLKRQLDLALLSKKNVKTLTLVGGVAANSEIRELIKYYEKNYKIVIPNKIFCTDNGAMIAKAAEIFIKVNGQKLK, from the coding sequence ATGAAAATTTTAGGTATTGAAACTTCTCATGATGATGCATCAATTGCGCTTTTAAATGAAAATAAGGTCGAAATTTTGCTAACAATTAGCCAAATTGACCTACAACAAAAATTTGGTGGAACAATTCCGGAACTTGCATCTCGTGAGCACACGCGAAATTTAGCAATAATTTTAGAAAAATTATTAGAAAAAAAAGTTGATTTTTCTGCAATTGATGCAATTGCTTATACCAAAAACCCTGGATTAATTGGTTCTTTAAAAATCGGTTTTTTATTTGCAAGCGCACTTTCACTCTATTTTGAAAAGCCCTTAGTTCCAATTAATCATCTTTTAGGGCATTTTTGGTCTGCTAATCTCGAAAGTGAATTAGAATTTCCAGTGCTTTCCCTTCTTATTTCAGGAGGGCACAGTCAGTTAATCTGAGCTTCAAGCGAAGAAAATTTGGAAATTATTGGATCTACAATTGATGATGCGCTTGGAGAAATTTATGATAAAATCGGAAGAAATTTAGGGTTGGCTTTTCCAGGTGGGCCCAAGATTGATTTAATTTCGCAGGAAAATACAATAAAAAATGAAGAATTAATCGATTTTAGTTTGCCAAAAATCCTTAAAAATACGCTAGATTTTTCGTTTAGCGGGTTAAAAACCCAAGTGGTAAATTATATTAATAATTTAAAGAAAAAAAATGAACTTTCTGAAAAACAAACTGTAAATATCGCAATTTCATTTCAAAAAACGGTCATAAAATACTTAAAAAGGCAGCTTGATCTTGCGCTTTTAAGTAAAAAGAATGTTAAAACTTTAACTTTAGTAGGAGGTGTTGCTGCTAATTCTGAAATTCGTGAATTAATTAAATATTATGAAAAAAATTATAAAATTGTAATTCCGAACAAAATTTTTTGCACTGATAATGGTGCTATGATTGCAAAAGCAGCAGAAATTTTTATCAAAGTTAATGGACAAAAATTAAAATAA
- the nusG gene encoding transcription termination/antitermination protein NusG, translating into MKIYKWYMISTISSKEDTAISLLKNRVKYENLEEHFQEIIKFDVPYYEEDLKKVGEKKLKYRNLYKGYFFIKMNMVDKAWFVVRNTQYVTGLVGSHGRGTKPTPISLRQFERMKDNWNQKILSFQQNNDGAISWEIGDWVKVTQGPFSDDFGKIIEMNETKTLITVELENVFGRRAPATFEYKNLKRVND; encoded by the coding sequence ATGAAAATTTATAAGTGATATATGATTTCAACTATTTCCTCAAAAGAAGATACCGCAATTAGCTTACTTAAAAACCGAGTTAAATATGAAAATTTGGAAGAGCATTTCCAGGAAATAATCAAATTTGATGTTCCTTATTATGAAGAAGATCTTAAAAAAGTCGGCGAAAAAAAGCTAAAATATCGAAATTTATATAAAGGTTATTTTTTTATTAAAATGAACATGGTGGACAAAGCTTGGTTTGTGGTGCGAAATACTCAATATGTGACAGGTCTTGTTGGTTCTCATGGTCGGGGAACAAAGCCTACACCAATTTCTTTGCGGCAATTTGAAAGAATGAAAGATAATTGAAATCAAAAAATCCTTAGTTTTCAACAAAATAATGATGGTGCAATCAGTTGAGAAATTGGTGATTGAGTGAAAGTTACACAAGGTCCTTTTTCTGATGATTTTGGGAAAATTATTGAAATGAATGAGACTAAAACCTTAATAACTGTCGAGCTTGAAAATGTCTTTGGCCGCCGGGCACCAGCAACATTTGAATATAAAAATTTAAAAAGAGTAAATGACTAA
- the secE gene encoding preprotein translocase subunit SecE, translating into MKGKNKKEPKITKEKKKREKKHFFRLFVKEMKRVKWPSAHVSFKSFGQSLIFSLIFMVVFLGVTVIAAIIWNQVGVGI; encoded by the coding sequence GTGAAGGGAAAAAATAAAAAAGAACCTAAAATAACAAAAGAGAAAAAAAAACGCGAGAAAAAGCATTTTTTTCGTCTTTTTGTAAAAGAAATGAAAAGAGTGAAATGGCCTAGTGCTCATGTTAGTTTTAAAAGTTTTGGTCAGTCACTTATTTTTTCACTTATTTTTATGGTTGTTTTTTTGGGAGTTACAGTTATTGCGGCTATTATTTGAAATCAAGTCGGTGTCGGAATTTAG
- the rpmG gene encoding 50S ribosomal protein L33: MKKKISLSCFICKNRNYKTNKSVENRLQINKFCKICRRPTLHQEEK; this comes from the coding sequence ATGAAAAAAAAAATTAGTTTAAGTTGTTTTATTTGTAAAAATCGGAATTATAAAACAAATAAATCGGTTGAAAACCGGCTTCAAATTAACAAATTTTGTAAAATTTGTCGCAGACCTACTTTACATCAAGAGGAAAAATAG
- a CDS encoding sigma-70 RNA polymerase sigma factor region 4 domain-containing protein, producing the protein MWLDRKEKIKKNKRYLKVLNKYSHILLACSKQVMRIFPQIPIAYFDLFNASIEKFVALYEKFDPSLGIPLENYLVYKIKLFMLGYATSFTTKNYQVANFSVSLDELAETIQFTADFDLENYEIQDIYKRITNSLDEVEHEMFQMFFIKDLPTKEIARKIGITTQKVNDFVRITNIKLRNFF; encoded by the coding sequence ATGTGATTAGATCGAAAAGAAAAAATAAAAAAAAACAAACGTTATCTCAAGGTTTTAAATAAATACTCACATATTTTGTTAGCCTGTTCAAAGCAAGTAATGAGAATTTTCCCGCAAATACCGATAGCATATTTTGATTTATTTAACGCATCAATCGAAAAATTTGTGGCGCTATATGAAAAATTTGATCCTAGTTTAGGCATTCCGCTTGAAAATTATCTTGTGTATAAAATTAAGTTGTTTATGTTAGGTTATGCAACTTCATTTACAACAAAAAATTATCAAGTCGCTAATTTTTCAGTTTCGCTAGATGAATTGGCTGAAACTATTCAGTTTACTGCTGATTTTGATTTAGAAAACTATGAAATTCAAGATATTTATAAGCGAATAACAAATTCACTTGATGAAGTTGAGCATGAAATGTTTCAAATGTTTTTTATTAAGGATCTCCCAACAAAAGAAATAGCAAGAAAAATCGGGATTACGACTCAAAAAGTTAATGATTTTGTTCGAATAACAAATATTAAATTACGTAATTTTTTTTAG